TATCTCCTCCTTCCTCATACAGGCGATTCGCCCAGGGCTCCACATCCTTTTGGCGAGCCGCAATGAGCAACACATCCTTGACCTCGATGATTGTAGCAGCGGACGGGAGAAACTGACTCCCCTGCCGATTGATCAGCAGAACCACGGCGTTGTAGCGGTTCCTGAAATCCAGCTCGACCAACGACTTGCCCACCATCTCCGGAAGAGGCGCAAGGGACCCCACCAGGTATTCCGAGCCAGGAAGGGGTGAAAACTGGGTCAACCAGGGGAAAACGAAGAGGTCCGCCACCCGGATGCCCATGTCCCGCTCGGGAAAGATGACGCGATGCGCGCCCACCTTCGCCAGTACCCGGGCATGAAGGGAATTCTGCGCCCGGGCTACCACCCGAGGAACGCCCATGCCACGGAGGATCGCCGTGGCGAGAACGCTCGCCTCGAGATTTTCTCCGATGGAGACCACCGCCACGTCCGCATCCTTGGCGCCCACCTTGGCCAGGGCGTCCTCATCGGTAGCGTCGAGCTGGGCCGAAAGCTCCACTAGGTCCGACACATTCTCCACCAGAGCGCGCACCTTGTCCACCGCAACCACATGCTGCCCCAAGACTGCGAGGCGCTCGCACAAGGCGAAACCGAAGCGCCCCAGCCCCACCACCAGCACGGTCTTTTTCTTCCGTCCCTTCGCCGCTTCGGGCTGTCTCATGGCTTCCTCCCCGTTTCTTCCTATCCGATGGGAATCCGGGCGTCCACGTAGGAGATCCGGCCGCCTCCCGACGATTGCACGAGGCTGTACATGAAGGTCACGATTCCCACCCGGCCCCAGAACATCAGCAGTACCATCACGAGCTTCCCCGGAACGCTCAGGGACGACGTGATGCCCATGGAAAGCCCCACCGTTCCCAGAGCGGAAACAACCTCGAAAAGGACGCTCCCGAAGGGAAGTGCCTCCGTGAAGGAGAGACAGAAGACACCGCAGAGGATCGTTCCCAGATAGAGCAACACGAAAGTCAACGCCCGAAAGACCGTCCGCACGGGGATCTTCCGGGCAAAGGCGTGCACCTCCGTCTCGCCCTGAATATCCCGCAGGCATGCCAGAGCGAGAATTCCCACGGTAGTGGTCTTCACGCCACCCCCCGTGGAAGCCGGCGACGCCCCGATAATCATGAGCAGGATCGTCACCAGAAGCCCCAGCGGCGCGTAGAGTCCGGGCGCCACCGTGTCGAATCCCGCCGTGCGCGGTGTCACTGCCGCGAAGAGTGCGTTCCACAGTTTCCATCCAGGGGCCAGGTGTCGGAAGGCGCCGTTCCATTCCGCAGCCAGCAGGAGAACGAATCCTCCCAGAATGCAGACCCCTGTGGTGACGAGCACCAGCCGCGCCGCAACGGAGAGAGGACGTCGTTCCCGCCGAACGTTCCGGAGTTCCGAGAGGACGGGAAATCCGAGTCCCCCGAGGACGAGCAGCATCATGACGACCCCCGGCACGGCGATGGAGGCAGCATATTCCTCCAGGCTCGTGGAAAAGAGGGAGAACCCGGCATTGCAGAAGGCACTCACACTGTGGAAGATCGCCAGGGCGGCGGCGCGTCCCGGAGGATATTCTCCCAAAAAGGCGAAAAAGAGCAACAGTGCTCCCACGCCCTCAATGGTCAGGGTGAGCCTGAGCACGTCGAGGAGAAGGCGTACCGCCCCCTGGGGTGTGTCGAGCCCCATTCCTTCCGCAAAAAGAAGCCGCTGGCGAATACCGATGCGCTGTCCCGCCACCAGGGGAAGGGCAGTCATGGCGGTCATCACGCCAAGCCCTCCGAGCTGGATGAGAAGGAGAACGACCACCTGCGAGAAGGGAGAGAGATCCCGTCCCGTGTCCACCACTACGAGCCCCGTGACACACACCGCAGAGGTGGCGGTGAAGAGGGCATCCACGAGAGAAAGCCTCGCGGAGTGCAGGTTCCCCGCCCATACAAGTAGGGTTCCTGCGGCAATAAGCAGCAGGAACCCTAAAACCACGGCCCGCTCGACGCGGACATTGCTGTATGTCCGGACGCCTATTGGCCGAGCGCCTCCTTCACGGAGGAGACGACGTTCGCGAAGGCCTGAAGGTCGTTGACGGCCAGATCGGCGAGCATCTTCCTATTGATGGAGATGTTGGCCCGTTTCATGCCGTTCATGAGGGCACTGTAGGTGGTTCCGTTCAGTCTGGCCGCGGCGTTGATGCGCATGATCCAGAGCTTGCGGAACTCCCGCTTCTTCGCACGCCGGTCACGAAAGGCATTGGAAAGAGATTTGAGGAACGCTTCCCTGGCGCGGCGGTAGACGTTCTTCTTCCGTCCCCAATAACCCT
Above is a genomic segment from Aminiphilus circumscriptus DSM 16581 containing:
- a CDS encoding potassium channel family protein, giving the protein MRQPEAAKGRKKKTVLVVGLGRFGFALCERLAVLGQHVVAVDKVRALVENVSDLVELSAQLDATDEDALAKVGAKDADVAVVSIGENLEASVLATAILRGMGVPRVVARAQNSLHARVLAKVGAHRVIFPERDMGIRVADLFVFPWLTQFSPLPGSEYLVGSLAPLPEMVGKSLVELDFRNRYNAVVLLINRQGSQFLPSAATIIEVKDVLLIAARQKDVEPWANRLYEEGGDKA
- a CDS encoding TrkH family potassium uptake protein, which produces MVLGFLLLIAAGTLLVWAGNLHSARLSLVDALFTATSAVCVTGLVVVDTGRDLSPFSQVVVLLLIQLGGLGVMTAMTALPLVAGQRIGIRQRLLFAEGMGLDTPQGAVRLLLDVLRLTLTIEGVGALLLFFAFLGEYPPGRAAALAIFHSVSAFCNAGFSLFSTSLEEYAASIAVPGVVMMLLVLGGLGFPVLSELRNVRRERRPLSVAARLVLVTTGVCILGGFVLLLAAEWNGAFRHLAPGWKLWNALFAAVTPRTAGFDTVAPGLYAPLGLLVTILLMIIGASPASTGGGVKTTTVGILALACLRDIQGETEVHAFARKIPVRTVFRALTFVLLYLGTILCGVFCLSFTEALPFGSVLFEVVSALGTVGLSMGITSSLSVPGKLVMVLLMFWGRVGIVTFMYSLVQSSGGGRISYVDARIPIG
- the rplT gene encoding 50S ribosomal protein L20, with the translated sequence MPRSKSSSNSDRKRKKLFGITKGYWGRKKNVYRRAREAFLKSLSNAFRDRRAKKREFRKLWIMRINAAARLNGTTYSALMNGMKRANISINRKMLADLAVNDLQAFANVVSSVKEALGQ